From Triticum urartu cultivar G1812 chromosome 2, Tu2.1, whole genome shotgun sequence, a single genomic window includes:
- the LOC125537819 gene encoding uncharacterized protein LOC125537819 isoform X2: MRTRSMASKPEPVPSTHGTAARAPARASVSASTHGTAARAPAPASVSASTHGTVARAPAPASVSASTHGTAVRAPAPASVRAPTYCATVQRCVALLDWWLVRGQGGKIRVAGYIDNVEKNRAGRVFSSGSITVRHADGTLETADNKIVLTRGPLNIEQMHWNGFSREVSEQFRLGFPIQWEKYANSNMKQANEHTLSPAKSTEYCVEKFLRSSFANSMEHTLTEFDFRTSKESTGNTDGPGLPNYVKPRIQEPSGNSGGYDISVSNMAASEGLCNDRMGMPDESFEDPGPGETCNGQASRADNSHEDIETDASGQRIVTHSMDSTLVNNDIYKIEEEHGSSKLGNSSVCPGTEHVLEALNQGASPENGSVQCSRRLRSGKVYGMSNGASLKRRYSKRKTMQHETLCMKVIPTEETTPPAGPTCHKKGGSVAQITALDKLQSHDSGRKGFRDTSHQLPRTHA, from the exons ATGAGGACACGGAGCATGGCGTCCAAACCCGAACCAGTCCCCTCCACCCACGGGACGGCGGCTCGTGCCCCAGCGCGGGCCTCCGTGAGTGCCTCCACCCACGGGACGGCGGCTCGTGCCCCAGCGCCGGCCTCCGTGAGTGCCTCCACCCACGGGACGGTGGCTCGTGCCCCAGCGCCGGCCTCCGTGAGTGCCTCCACCCACGGGACGGCGGTTCGTGCCCCAGCGCCGGCCTCCGTGCGTGCTCCCACCTACTGTGCCACCGTGCAGAGATGC GTTGCGCTCCTTGACTGGTGGCTGGTGAGGGGTCAAGGCGGCAAGATCCGTGTTGCCGGGTACATCGACAACGTCGAGAA GAATCGAGCAGGTCGAGTATTCAGTTCTGGTTCCATTACGGTGCGGCATGCTGATGGTACTCTTGAGACTGCAGATAACAAAATTGTATTAACTAGGGGTCCATTAAATATCGAacagatgcattggaatggattTTCTCGTGAG GTTTCAGAACAGTTCAGGCTTGGTTTTCCTATTCAATGGGAGAAATATGCTAATTCTAACATGAAACAGGCGAATGAACACACACTATCTCCAGCAAAATCAACTGAATATTGTGTAGAGAAGTTCTTGCGCAGCAGCTTTGCCAATTCAATGGAACATACTTTGACAGAGTTTGATTTCAGAACATCCAAAGAGTCTACTGGTAATACAGATGGACCTGGGCTTCCAAACTATGTAAAACCAAGAATTCAGGAACCTTCTGGCAATAGTGGTGGTTATGATATCTCAGTGAGCAACATGGCTGCATCTGAGGGATTATGTAATGATAGGATGGGTATGCCTGATGAATCTTTTGAAGATCCTGGACCTGGAGAAACATGTAATGGTCAAGCATCTAGAGCAGATAATTCACATGAAGATATAGAGACAGATGCAAGTGGGCAGAGGATTGTTACTCACTCCATGGACTCTACTTTAGTTAATAATGATATATATAAAATAGAAGAAGAACATGGATCTTCCAAGTTGGGCAACAGCTCAGTGTGTCCCGGAACAGAACATGTGTTAGAAGCACTAAACCAAGGGGCGAGTCCAGAGAATGGAAGTGTTCAGTGTTCAAGAAGACTACGGAGCGGCAAAGTGTACGGAATGTCTAATGGTGCGTCATTGAAGAGGCGATACTCCAAGAGGAAGACAATGCAGCACGAAACATTGTGTATGAAGGTGATACCAACTGAAGAGACAACACCCCCTGCCGGTCCGACTTGTCACAAAAAG GGTGGCTCAGTTGCTCAAATCACTGCTTTGGATAAGCTTCAATCACATGATTCGGGTCGTAAAG GTTTCCGCGACACTTCTCATCAGCTGCCGCGTACCCATGCCTGA
- the LOC125537819 gene encoding uncharacterized protein LOC125537819 isoform X1 yields the protein MRTRSMASKPEPVPSTHGTAARAPARASVSASTHGTAARAPAPASVSASTHGTVARAPAPASVSASTHGTAVRAPAPASVRAPTYCATVQRCVALLDWWLVRGQGGKIRVAGYIDNVEKNRAGRVFSSGSITVRHADGTLETADNKIVLTRGPLNIEQMHWNGFSREVSEQFRLGFPIQWEKYANSNMKQANEHTLSPAKSTEYCVEKFLRSSFANSMEHTLTEFDFRTSKESTGNTDGPGLPNYVKPRIQEPSGNSGGYDISVSNMAASEGLCNDRMGMPDESFEDPGPGETCNGQASRADNSHEDIETDASGQRIVTHSMDSTLVNNDIYKIEEEHGSSKLGNSSVCPGTEHVLEALNQGASPENGSVQCSRRLRSGKVYGMSNGASLKRRYSKRKTMQHETLCMKVIPTEETTPPAGPTCHKKGGSVAQITALDKLQSHDSGRKGRRFSFMLQDGICLKGGVCYIMLQIQI from the exons ATGAGGACACGGAGCATGGCGTCCAAACCCGAACCAGTCCCCTCCACCCACGGGACGGCGGCTCGTGCCCCAGCGCGGGCCTCCGTGAGTGCCTCCACCCACGGGACGGCGGCTCGTGCCCCAGCGCCGGCCTCCGTGAGTGCCTCCACCCACGGGACGGTGGCTCGTGCCCCAGCGCCGGCCTCCGTGAGTGCCTCCACCCACGGGACGGCGGTTCGTGCCCCAGCGCCGGCCTCCGTGCGTGCTCCCACCTACTGTGCCACCGTGCAGAGATGC GTTGCGCTCCTTGACTGGTGGCTGGTGAGGGGTCAAGGCGGCAAGATCCGTGTTGCCGGGTACATCGACAACGTCGAGAA GAATCGAGCAGGTCGAGTATTCAGTTCTGGTTCCATTACGGTGCGGCATGCTGATGGTACTCTTGAGACTGCAGATAACAAAATTGTATTAACTAGGGGTCCATTAAATATCGAacagatgcattggaatggattTTCTCGTGAG GTTTCAGAACAGTTCAGGCTTGGTTTTCCTATTCAATGGGAGAAATATGCTAATTCTAACATGAAACAGGCGAATGAACACACACTATCTCCAGCAAAATCAACTGAATATTGTGTAGAGAAGTTCTTGCGCAGCAGCTTTGCCAATTCAATGGAACATACTTTGACAGAGTTTGATTTCAGAACATCCAAAGAGTCTACTGGTAATACAGATGGACCTGGGCTTCCAAACTATGTAAAACCAAGAATTCAGGAACCTTCTGGCAATAGTGGTGGTTATGATATCTCAGTGAGCAACATGGCTGCATCTGAGGGATTATGTAATGATAGGATGGGTATGCCTGATGAATCTTTTGAAGATCCTGGACCTGGAGAAACATGTAATGGTCAAGCATCTAGAGCAGATAATTCACATGAAGATATAGAGACAGATGCAAGTGGGCAGAGGATTGTTACTCACTCCATGGACTCTACTTTAGTTAATAATGATATATATAAAATAGAAGAAGAACATGGATCTTCCAAGTTGGGCAACAGCTCAGTGTGTCCCGGAACAGAACATGTGTTAGAAGCACTAAACCAAGGGGCGAGTCCAGAGAATGGAAGTGTTCAGTGTTCAAGAAGACTACGGAGCGGCAAAGTGTACGGAATGTCTAATGGTGCGTCATTGAAGAGGCGATACTCCAAGAGGAAGACAATGCAGCACGAAACATTGTGTATGAAGGTGATACCAACTGAAGAGACAACACCCCCTGCCGGTCCGACTTGTCACAAAAAG GGTGGCTCAGTTGCTCAAATCACTGCTTTGGATAAGCTTCAATCACATGATTCGGGTCGTAAAG GGAGGAGATTCTCATTCATGCTACAAGATGGAATTTGTCTCAAAGGTGGAGTCTGTTATATTATGCTCCAAATTCAAATATAA